From Bradyrhizobium erythrophlei:
TTTATTGGTGATGGTGCGGTTGTCTCTTATCTAAACAACGAAGGAGATAACCATGAAACTTACGGCAATGGCACTAGCCTGTGCGTTCGCGCTCTCCAGCACCTCCGCATTTGCCCACACAGTTCGTCACGAATCGAACGTCAGGACCCCTCCCATGTATAGGGATGCTGCGCCGAAAGATGGCAATCCAAACGGCAATTTCAGCGGGTACGGGAAACGCGATGTGTGGGGCCACTGGGGCGCCTACTATGGGCCCATGATCCCCACAGGCGCCGGCGGTCGGTGAATGCGCTAATGCGAGCGAGACCGTACGACGTCGAACGCACCTATGCCCCCAAGACGGCACGACCGCGAAGAAACGCTCCTCGCCGCCACCGACGAGGTGATCGAATGAGTGCGTTCACTTCCGCTCCTGGGCACCTTTCAGACCCCGCGCGATCTCTGACTTGAGTCCGAGATACGCTGATACGGGACATGGCCTATCCGCAGCTCAGCTAACCGATAAAGAATTTCAGGCCGCTGGCATGTCGCCTCCAAATCGCCGCGGGGCAGAAAAAGGACCCGACGGGCAAATCACTTGGGCAATTTACCGCCCCCTCTGTCCAGCCCAAATCGAAAAAATATTCTGATTTTCAGAAGCCGCAAATCAGTCCATATATCCGCCGTCTCGCGCCCACAGGAGGGGCGCTTCGCGGTCGTCACGGACGTTGGTGCGGGATGCGGTGGACGTGGAAGTGCCCGTGACGAACGGCACTGACGCGGACGGCGAAGTCGTGTGGTCCTGACGCCTCGACGCTGGCGTTCAAGTTCTTGAGAAGCAAGCTTCTCAGGGATGACGGTGACAAAAAAGCCGATCACCGGGGAGAGCTCGAAGTAAGCCGTAAACCACTGCGCAGGGAAGGCCGGACTGCTTCCGCTGAACCTGTATGCTCGTGTGCACTCTCTTTTGTGCTTTTTGCACGCGAGACCGCGGGTGCAGCGCGCACCCGGTCTTCCCTGCGCCCTGACGACCGGGGGCGGAACGTTTCCTCTCAAAACTCGCGCGAAACGCGCGGCGAGATCGCGAAGTTGTGTTTGCAGTTGTTTCTCTCCGTCGTCATCACCTGCGAATGCGGGTGATCCAGTATTCCAGAGACGTCAATGATCGAGCCGAGAAGCCGCGGCGTACTGGATACCCCGCCTTCGCGGGGTATGACGGCTCTGGTTGGCGGGCGACGCCTAAATCAAATCCCCGCCCGCCGCCGAGGCCGTGGTGCCGTGCTCGCGGAACGCCTTGATGACGTTGCGGCCGACCTTCCAGCGGTGCACCTCGTCCGGGCCGTCGACCAGCCGCTGCGAACGCACCTGGGTGTACCATTTGGCCAGCACGGTATCCTGGCTGAAGCCGAGCGCGCCGTGCAGCTGGATCGCGGTGTCGATGACGTGATGCACCATGTGCGCCAGGTACACCTTGGCGATCGAGTTCTCCTGGGTGAGGTCGAGCCCCTTTTCCGCCTTGTAGGCGATGTGCAGCAGCATCAGCCGGCCGATATAGAGCTGGCTGGCGCATTCGGCGAGCATGAACTGCACCGCCTGGCGGTCGGCGAGCAGCACGCCGAAGGTCGAGCGTTTTGTCACGTGCGCGACTGCCATGTCGAGCGCGCGCTGGGCTTTCGCGATGTTGTGCATGCCGTGGCGCAGCCGTCCATAGGCGAGGCGGTGCTGGCCCATGTTGAAGCCGTTGCCCTCGCCGCCGAGCAGATTGTCGGCCGGCACCTCGAGATCCCTGATTTCGATTTCGGAGTGGCCGCCGTGAATGGCGTCCGCGTGTGGGCCCTCGATCGCCATGTTCTTGATGTTGCGCTTGATCCTGTAGCCGGGGTTCGGCAATTCGACGATGAAGGTCGAATACTGCTTGTGGCGCGGCGCGGTGGGATCGGTCTTGGCCATCACCAGCGCGATGTCGGCGACGCTCGCCGAAGACGAGAACCACTTCTCGCCGTTGAGGATGTAATTCTCGTTGCCGTCCTTCACGGCGGACGTCTGCATCCCGGTAGCGTCGGCGCCGGCGGCCTTTTCCGTCATCGAAAAGCAGATGCGCTTCTCGCCGTTCAGCAGCGGTTTGAGGAATTTTTCCTTCTGATAGTCGGTTCCGTGGGCGAGGATGGTCAGCATCGAGGCGTCGTCGGGCCCCTGCGTGTTCATCGACAGCGCGCCCAGCATGCTTTCGCCGAGCTCCATCTGCACCAGCGCGTTGGCGAGCGGGCCGAGGCCCATGCCGCCATATTCCTTCGGCACGAACGGGCACCACAGCCCCTGCGCGCGGGCCCTTGTGCGCAACCTGCCGAGCACCTCGTCGAGCGGTTTGGTATCCAGCTCCTTCTCGGCGGGGATGCATTCCTCCTGCACCCATTTGCGCACCTTTGCGCGGATCGCCTTGGCCTCGGAAGGAATCTCGAAATCGATCGACATGGCGCTTCCCCGTTCTGCTTTGCTGTTGGTCGGACTTGCCGGATGGCATATATCCGGGACGTGCCAGCGGCAACGACAAACAAAGTTTGAAGCAAGAGCTCATCGTCGAAACGGCGATGCCGTGATGGCCGCGAAGGAGTGCCAGAGAGATGCCCGATCTCGCCGACCTCTACCCCGGTTACGCGTCCGAATGGATCAACACCAATTCCGGGCGCATCTTCGCCCGCGTCGGCGGCAACGGGCCGCCGCTGTTGCTGCTGCACGGCTTTTCCGAAACCCATGTGATGTGGCACCGCGTGGCGCCGCAGCTGGCCGACCAATTCACGTTGATCATCGCCGACCTGCCGGGCTATGGCTGGTCGGACATGCCGGAGAGCGACAAGGATCACATTCCCTACACCAAGCGCGCGATGGCGCAGACCATGATCGAGGCGATGGAGCAGCTCGGCCATGTGCATTTTGCACTTGCCGGGCACGATCGCGGCGGCCGCGTCGCGTATCGTCTGGCACTGGATCATCCCGGCCGGCTGTCGCGGCT
This genomic window contains:
- a CDS encoding acyl-CoA dehydrogenase family protein — its product is MSIDFEIPSEAKAIRAKVRKWVQEECIPAEKELDTKPLDEVLGRLRTRARAQGLWCPFVPKEYGGMGLGPLANALVQMELGESMLGALSMNTQGPDDASMLTILAHGTDYQKEKFLKPLLNGEKRICFSMTEKAAGADATGMQTSAVKDGNENYILNGEKWFSSSASVADIALVMAKTDPTAPRHKQYSTFIVELPNPGYRIKRNIKNMAIEGPHADAIHGGHSEIEIRDLEVPADNLLGGEGNGFNMGQHRLAYGRLRHGMHNIAKAQRALDMAVAHVTKRSTFGVLLADRQAVQFMLAECASQLYIGRLMLLHIAYKAEKGLDLTQENSIAKVYLAHMVHHVIDTAIQLHGALGFSQDTVLAKWYTQVRSQRLVDGPDEVHRWKVGRNVIKAFREHGTTASAAGGDLI